A genomic window from Lycium barbarum isolate Lr01 chromosome 4, ASM1917538v2, whole genome shotgun sequence includes:
- the LOC132635770 gene encoding F-box/kelch-repeat protein At3g23880-like, whose product METEAEYSLGIFQDPTVSSETQMENAQSSAILPTLPSELINEILLRLPVKTLLRFRSVSKSWLALISSPQFINTHLSLSANNKDYTHHRLILSLSRPNKKNLNVCSVRSLLKESVVEPCGLDCPLKDKFQILDSVNGLICLMVGVEAFFIWNPSIRKFKKVTAEAVERYGQKVFGFGYDELQDDYKILRMCMTTSYELKVELYSLKSDSWRIVDDFPAGRRQSGLAKLVNGKLHWVNFDSHPWGNEGDIISFGDIISFDLADEKWGKLEKPCYRKRDFCNKLGVLGSDLCMFNDYENTFADVWVMKEYGVKESWAKIYTINFSHDISKYCWSPLFCKSNEGEVLLVYGSRFMIYSPKDDSIKYLELANFKFGFDANFYVESLVFPFANDPRTQQ is encoded by the coding sequence ATGGAAACTGAAGCAGAGTATTCTTTAGGGATTTTTCAGGACCCAACTGTTTCCAGTGAAACCCAAATGGAAAATGCTCAATCTTCAGCAATCTTGCCTACCCTTCCATCTGAACTCATCAATGAGATCCTCCTAAGGCTTCCCGTAAAAACCCTCTTGAGATTCAGGTCTGTTTCAAAATCTTGGCTTGCTTTAATATCTAGCCCTCAATTTATCAACACCCATCTCAGTTTATCAGCTAATAACAAGGATTACACCCACCACAGGCTTATCTTAAGTCTTTCTCGACCTAACAAAAAAAATCTTAACGTCTGTTCAGTTAGGTCTTTACTTAAGGAGTCTGTCGTAGAACCATGTGGTTTGGATTGTCCCCTGAAAGACAAATTTCAGATTTTGGATTCAGTCAATGGGTTGATTTGTCTTATGGTTGGGGTAGAAGCATTTTTTATATGGAATCCATCTATCAGGAAGTTCAAGAAAGTTACTGCAGAAGCTGTAGAGAGGTATGGTCAGAAAGTGTTTGGTTTTGGATATGATGAACTTCAGGATGATTATAAAATACTGCGTATGTGTATGACTACTAGCTATGAACTTAAGGTCGAACTATATAGTTTAAAGAGTGACTCTTGGAGAATAGTTGATGATTTTCCGGCTGGGAGGAGACAATCTGGTTTGGCTAAGTTGGTCAATGGGAAGCTTCATTGGGTTAATTTTGATAGTCATCCTTGGGGTAATGAGGGGGACATCATTTCTTTTGGGGACATAATTTCTTTTGATTTGGCTGATGAGAAATGGGGAAAGTTGGAGAAGCCTTGCTATAGAAAAAGAGATTTTTGTAATAAACTTGGAGTGTTGGGAAGTGATCTTTGCATGTTTAATGACTATGAGAACACTTTCGCGGATGTGTGGGTTATGAAGGAATATGGGGTCAAAGAGTCTTGGGCAAAAATATATACCATCAACTTTTCTCATGATATTTCTAAGTATTGTTGGTCTCCTCTTTTTTGCAAGTCAAATGAAGGTGAAGTTCTGCTTGTGTATGGATCAAGATTTATGATATACAGTCCAAAGGATGACTCGATCAAGTATCTAGAGCTCGCCAACTTTAAATTCGGTTTTGATGCGAACTTCTACGTTGAGAGCCTAGTTTTTCCTTTTGCAAACGATCCAAGGACACAACAATGA